The following are encoded together in the Phenylobacterium sp. NIBR 498073 genome:
- a CDS encoding GNAT family N-acetyltransferase, whose amino-acid sequence MSRAPVIETERLLLRGQSRTDFEAFAAMWGDPEVTRFIGGKPSTREEAWNRLLRNIGHWEEMGFGPWMVCEKDNGRLVGDIGFANFQRTLEPTLGETPEIGWVMSPAAHGKGYASEAVAAALAWGDANFEEPRTVCIIAPGNAASLRVAEKNGFREYARADYHGEIVLLERLRP is encoded by the coding sequence GTGAGCCGCGCGCCCGTCATCGAGACCGAGCGCCTGCTTCTGCGCGGCCAGTCGCGGACCGACTTCGAGGCCTTTGCCGCAATGTGGGGCGATCCTGAGGTCACCCGCTTCATCGGGGGCAAGCCCTCCACCCGCGAGGAGGCCTGGAACCGCCTGCTACGCAACATCGGCCACTGGGAAGAGATGGGCTTTGGCCCCTGGATGGTCTGCGAAAAGGACAACGGCCGCCTGGTCGGCGACATCGGCTTTGCAAACTTCCAGCGTACGCTGGAGCCGACCCTCGGCGAGACGCCGGAAATCGGCTGGGTCATGTCTCCGGCCGCCCACGGCAAGGGCTATGCGAGCGAGGCGGTCGCCGCGGCCCTGGCCTGGGGCGACGCGAACTTCGAGGAGCCGCGCACGGTCTGCATCATCGCCCCAGGCAACGCCGCTTCGCTTCGGGTCGCCGAGAAGAACGGCTTCCGCGAATACGCCCGCGCCGACTATCACGGCGAGATCGTGCTGCTGGAGCGGCTGCGGCCCTAG
- a CDS encoding VOC family protein: MKYLHTMVRVTDLDVSLDFYCNKLGLVEVSRTENQGGRFTLVFLCAPADREAALAAKAPMVELTYNWDPEDYQGGRNFGHLAYAVDDIYATCQRLADGGVTINRPPRDGHMAFVRSPDGISIELLQAGPRKEPAEPWASMPNTGSW, from the coding sequence GTGAAATACCTGCACACCATGGTTCGGGTGACCGACCTCGACGTTTCTCTGGACTTCTACTGCAACAAGCTGGGCTTGGTCGAAGTCTCCCGCACCGAGAACCAGGGGGGACGATTCACCCTGGTGTTCCTCTGCGCCCCCGCCGACCGCGAGGCGGCCCTGGCCGCCAAGGCCCCGATGGTCGAGCTGACCTACAATTGGGATCCGGAGGACTATCAGGGCGGTCGCAACTTCGGCCACCTGGCCTACGCCGTCGACGACATCTACGCGACCTGCCAGCGCCTGGCCGACGGCGGGGTGACCATCAACCGCCCGCCGCGCGACGGCCACATGGCCTTCGTGCGTTCCCCCGACGGCATTTCGATCGAGCTGCTGCAAGCCGGTCCGCGCAAGGAGCCGGCCGAGCCGTGGGCCTCGATGCCGAACACGGGGTCGTGGTGA
- a CDS encoding efflux RND transporter permease subunit translates to MIGPLIDGAIKRRKVVLAVTLIASLFGFFAYLSMPRESNPNIDFPFLTVVVPYPGVSPEDAERLLVRPLETELQTIEGVKEMNAVARQSMAIVNLEFEADFDKDKALGEVRAKVDLARGKFPPDAEEPIIEEANASGEPIIGIVLSGAAPERTLFHISRNLQDRLESTPGVLEVYLNGGREELLEVTIDPVRMEAANVSPGELAQVIGRNNQLVPAGNLESGAGKFAVKVPGVVNQPADILALPIKKNGDRLITVGDIGDVRRTFKEANYITRFNGQPAFSVDVAKRSGANVLDTVKEVRKVVAEEQKRWPETVKVSYIFDESDFIGRTLVVLESGLLIATILVMLIIVATLGIRQGLMVGAAIPACFMLAFLMLNATGVTLNQMVMFGLVLAVGILVDGGIVVVEYADRKMAEGMSKEEAFAAAGKRMFWPVLNGTLTTLCAFLPFLFWNSIPGKFMSFLPMTLFYVLGASIFIALIFTPALGSIFGRKAAVDEAHLAEIEKSERGDPREMTGFMGWYARTIDSLGHHPTTTMFATLAVIVVVVIAFRAENKPTEFFLQQDPEYVAVYVKARGNLSPQAQDVIVRQVESRLIGQKGINSIFVRSGTASPGGGPNSIPNDTIGRINVDFVDYEDRLELGLVGKDIANEVRKRVAGIPGVEVEVREPQGGPPVGKDVQVELRSQDPAALNKAADIVKAKLAADRQLHELEDNRTSPGIEWNMTVDREAAGRYGVDVLTVGQAIQFVTGGVLVGRFRPDDADDELDIRVRFPPESRNVAAFDSLKIPTQFGPVPASYFIKLAPAQQVTTIQRRDGQRLAVIQANAIEGVAASHKIAELRPWLEKANLDPNVRWKFTGADEEGQEAARFFVAAMAVSLFLMGVILLWQFNSFYGVLVTLSAVALSTVGVLLGVVVNIAHTFDYISVIMLGTGVVALAGVVVGHNIVLVDTYYQLRRAGFPADEAAVRAATQRFRPVMLTTLVTVVGLLPLMFQLHPNFHGMHLEYKAPGSEWWVQLSGAVVWGLSFATLLTLILTPVMLAAPKVYGRRFGWLGERLGLRKRKRRSDEIVAGGESEIAKAAE, encoded by the coding sequence ATGATCGGACCTCTGATCGATGGCGCGATCAAACGGCGCAAGGTGGTGCTGGCTGTCACCCTGATCGCCAGCCTGTTCGGGTTCTTCGCGTACCTGTCGATGCCGCGGGAATCCAACCCGAACATCGATTTCCCGTTCCTCACCGTGGTGGTGCCCTACCCCGGCGTCAGTCCCGAGGACGCCGAGCGGCTGCTCGTGCGGCCGCTGGAGACCGAGCTCCAGACGATCGAGGGCGTCAAGGAGATGAACGCGGTCGCCCGCCAGAGCATGGCGATCGTGAACCTGGAGTTCGAAGCCGACTTCGACAAGGACAAGGCCCTGGGCGAGGTCCGCGCCAAGGTCGACCTGGCCCGCGGCAAGTTCCCGCCCGACGCCGAGGAGCCGATCATCGAGGAGGCCAACGCCTCCGGCGAGCCGATCATCGGCATCGTGCTGTCGGGCGCGGCCCCGGAACGCACCCTGTTCCACATTTCGCGCAACCTGCAGGACCGGCTGGAAAGCACCCCCGGGGTGCTGGAGGTCTATCTGAACGGCGGCCGCGAGGAGCTGCTGGAAGTCACCATCGACCCGGTGCGCATGGAGGCGGCCAACGTCTCGCCGGGCGAGCTGGCGCAGGTGATCGGCCGCAACAACCAGCTGGTCCCGGCCGGCAACCTGGAATCCGGCGCCGGCAAGTTCGCGGTCAAGGTCCCCGGGGTGGTCAACCAGCCCGCCGACATCCTGGCCCTGCCGATCAAGAAGAACGGCGACCGGCTGATCACGGTCGGCGACATCGGCGACGTCCGGCGGACCTTCAAGGAAGCCAACTACATCACCCGCTTCAACGGCCAGCCGGCCTTCTCGGTGGACGTGGCCAAGCGGTCGGGGGCCAACGTCCTCGACACCGTCAAGGAAGTCCGCAAGGTCGTCGCCGAGGAGCAGAAGCGCTGGCCCGAGACGGTCAAGGTCTCGTACATCTTCGATGAAAGCGACTTCATCGGCCGTACCCTGGTGGTGCTGGAGAGCGGCCTGCTGATCGCCACCATCCTGGTCATGCTGATCATCGTGGCGACGCTGGGCATCCGCCAGGGACTGATGGTCGGCGCGGCGATCCCGGCCTGCTTCATGCTGGCCTTCCTGATGCTCAACGCCACCGGCGTGACCCTGAACCAGATGGTGATGTTCGGGCTGGTGCTGGCGGTCGGCATCCTGGTCGATGGCGGCATCGTGGTGGTCGAGTACGCCGACCGGAAGATGGCCGAGGGCATGTCCAAGGAGGAAGCCTTCGCCGCGGCCGGCAAGCGGATGTTCTGGCCGGTGCTGAACGGCACCCTGACGACGCTCTGCGCCTTCCTGCCGTTCCTGTTCTGGAACTCGATCCCCGGCAAGTTCATGAGCTTCCTGCCCATGACCCTGTTCTACGTGCTGGGCGCGTCGATCTTCATCGCCCTGATCTTCACCCCGGCCCTGGGCTCGATCTTCGGACGCAAGGCGGCGGTGGACGAGGCGCACCTGGCCGAGATCGAGAAGTCCGAACGGGGCGACCCGCGCGAGATGACCGGCTTCATGGGCTGGTACGCACGCACCATCGACAGCCTGGGCCATCACCCGACCACGACCATGTTCGCGACCCTGGCGGTCATCGTGGTGGTGGTCATCGCCTTCCGCGCCGAGAACAAGCCGACCGAGTTCTTCCTGCAGCAGGACCCGGAATACGTGGCCGTCTACGTCAAGGCGCGGGGCAACCTGTCGCCGCAAGCCCAGGACGTCATCGTGCGCCAGGTCGAGAGCCGGCTGATCGGGCAGAAGGGCATCAACTCGATTTTCGTGCGATCGGGCACGGCCAGCCCCGGCGGCGGCCCGAACTCGATCCCCAACGACACCATCGGCCGCATCAACGTGGACTTCGTCGACTACGAGGACCGGCTGGAGCTGGGTCTGGTCGGCAAGGACATCGCCAACGAGGTTCGCAAGCGCGTGGCCGGCATTCCCGGCGTCGAGGTCGAGGTGCGCGAGCCGCAGGGCGGTCCGCCGGTCGGCAAGGACGTGCAGGTCGAGCTGCGCAGCCAGGACCCCGCGGCGCTCAACAAGGCGGCCGACATCGTCAAGGCCAAGCTGGCCGCCGACCGGCAGCTACACGAGCTGGAGGACAACCGCACCTCGCCCGGCATCGAGTGGAACATGACTGTCGACCGCGAGGCCGCCGGCCGCTACGGCGTCGACGTGCTGACCGTCGGCCAGGCGATCCAGTTCGTGACCGGCGGGGTCCTGGTCGGGCGTTTCCGCCCTGACGACGCCGACGACGAGCTGGACATCCGCGTCCGCTTCCCGCCCGAGAGCCGCAACGTCGCGGCCTTCGACAGCCTGAAAATCCCGACCCAGTTCGGGCCGGTGCCGGCCAGCTACTTCATCAAGCTCGCCCCGGCCCAGCAGGTGACGACGATCCAGCGCCGCGACGGACAGCGGCTGGCGGTCATCCAGGCCAACGCCATCGAGGGGGTGGCGGCCAGCCACAAGATCGCCGAGCTGCGCCCCTGGCTGGAGAAAGCCAACCTGGACCCCAACGTGCGATGGAAGTTCACGGGCGCCGACGAGGAAGGCCAGGAGGCGGCGCGCTTCTTCGTCGCCGCCATGGCGGTCTCGCTGTTCCTGATGGGCGTCATCCTGCTCTGGCAGTTCAACTCGTTCTACGGCGTGCTGGTCACGCTGTCGGCGGTGGCGCTGTCGACCGTCGGCGTGCTGCTGGGGGTGGTCGTGAATATCGCCCACACCTTCGACTACATCTCGGTGATCATGCTGGGGACCGGGGTCGTGGCGCTGGCCGGGGTCGTGGTCGGCCACAACATCGTGCTGGTCGACACCTACTACCAGCTGCGCCGCGCCGGCTTCCCCGCCGACGAGGCGGCTGTGCGCGCGGCCACCCAGCGGTTCCGGCCGGTCATGCTGACCACGTTGGTGACGGTGGTCGGCCTGCTGCCCCTGATGTTCCAGCTGCACCCGAACTTCCACGGCATGCACCTGGAGTACAAGGCGCCCGGCTCCGAGTGGTGGGTGCAGCTGTCCGGAGCGGTGGTCTGGGGCCTGTCCTTCGCCACCCTGCTGACGCTGATCCTGACGCCGGTGATGCTGGCCGCCCCGAAGGTCTACGGCCGGCGGTTCGGCTGGCTGGGCGAGCGGCTGGGGCTGCGTAAGCGCAAGCGGCGCAGCGACGAGATCGTCGCCGGCGGCGAGAGCGAAATCGCCAAGGCCGCCGAGTAG
- a CDS encoding NAD+ synthase, with protein MSTRLVIAAIQANPTVGAIAHNEALARERLAQAKAAGADIAIFSELFINGYPPEDLALKPAFWAAGKAAVERLALETKDGPAALVGVIWPNAKPGGRPHNALAFLAEGEIKGLAIKGDLPNYGVFDEKRVFEAGASASVFEWKGVKLGAPICEDIWSDAICADLKAKGAEILLVPNGSPFRRTADHERMGVAKARVAETGLPMLYVNEVGGQDELVFDGGSFALSAQGEVVMRLPMFEEAFALTVWEKGQGGWACVEAPMADWVSGPEEVYRAMVLGLRDYVNKSGFPGVLLGLSGGVDSAISAVVAADALGPDRVRCFMLPSRYTSQDSLDDAEDCAKRLRIRLDEISIVPAIDAFAQMLTPHFEGKAPDLTEENIQARARGVSLMALSNKLGLMLMTTGNKSEMAVGYATLYGDMCGGYNVLKDIYKTEVYAVCDWRNANDPYGVAADPIPERILTKAPSAELRPDQKDQDSLPEYAELDAILHGLVEEEATLDEIVARGHAPETVERIQRLLYNSEYKRRQAAPGVKVGARAFGRDRRYPIVNGFRDVVSGR; from the coding sequence ATGTCCACGCGCCTCGTCATCGCCGCTATCCAAGCCAATCCGACCGTGGGCGCCATCGCCCATAACGAGGCGCTGGCGCGCGAGCGCCTGGCCCAGGCCAAGGCGGCCGGCGCGGACATCGCGATCTTCTCGGAACTCTTCATCAACGGCTATCCGCCCGAGGACCTGGCGCTGAAGCCGGCCTTCTGGGCCGCCGGCAAGGCCGCAGTCGAGCGGCTGGCGCTGGAGACCAAGGACGGCCCGGCCGCCCTGGTCGGCGTGATCTGGCCCAACGCCAAGCCCGGCGGGCGTCCGCACAACGCCCTGGCCTTCCTCGCCGAGGGCGAGATCAAGGGCCTGGCGATCAAGGGCGACCTGCCGAACTACGGCGTCTTCGATGAAAAGCGCGTGTTCGAGGCCGGCGCCTCGGCCAGCGTCTTCGAATGGAAGGGTGTGAAGCTCGGCGCGCCGATCTGCGAGGACATCTGGTCGGATGCCATCTGCGCCGATCTGAAGGCCAAGGGCGCCGAGATCCTGCTGGTCCCCAACGGCTCGCCGTTCCGCCGCACCGCCGATCATGAGCGGATGGGGGTGGCCAAGGCCCGTGTGGCTGAAACCGGCCTGCCGATGCTCTACGTCAACGAGGTCGGCGGCCAGGACGAGCTGGTCTTCGACGGCGGCTCGTTCGCGTTGTCGGCCCAGGGCGAGGTGGTCATGCGCCTGCCGATGTTCGAGGAAGCCTTCGCCCTGACCGTCTGGGAAAAGGGGCAGGGCGGCTGGGCCTGCGTCGAGGCGCCGATGGCGGATTGGGTCTCGGGCCCTGAGGAAGTCTACCGCGCCATGGTGCTGGGCCTGCGCGACTATGTGAACAAGTCCGGTTTCCCGGGCGTGCTGCTCGGCCTCTCGGGCGGCGTGGATTCGGCGATCAGCGCCGTGGTCGCCGCCGACGCGCTCGGCCCCGACCGGGTCCGCTGCTTCATGCTGCCCTCGCGCTACACCAGCCAGGACAGCCTCGACGACGCCGAGGACTGCGCCAAGCGGCTTCGGATCCGTCTCGACGAGATCTCGATCGTCCCGGCCATCGACGCCTTCGCCCAGATGCTGACTCCGCATTTCGAGGGCAAGGCGCCCGACCTGACCGAGGAGAACATCCAGGCCCGCGCCCGCGGCGTCTCGCTGATGGCGCTCTCCAACAAGCTCGGCCTGATGCTGATGACCACCGGCAACAAGTCGGAGATGGCGGTCGGCTACGCCACGCTCTACGGCGACATGTGCGGCGGCTACAACGTCCTGAAGGACATCTATAAAACCGAGGTCTACGCGGTCTGCGACTGGCGCAACGCCAACGATCCCTACGGCGTCGCCGCCGATCCGATCCCCGAGCGCATCCTGACCAAAGCTCCGTCGGCCGAACTGCGCCCCGACCAGAAGGACCAGGACAGCCTGCCGGAGTACGCCGAACTCGACGCGATCTTGCATGGGTTGGTGGAGGAAGAGGCGACCCTCGACGAGATCGTCGCTCGCGGCCATGCGCCCGAGACCGTCGAGCGCATCCAGCGGCTGCTCTACAATTCGGAGTACAAGCGCCGCCAGGCCGCGCCGGGCGTGAAGGTCGGGGCCCGCGCCTTCGGCCGCGACCGCCGCTATCCGATCGTCAACGGCTTCCGCGACGTGGTGTCGGGGAGGTGA
- a CDS encoding TIGR00730 family Rossman fold protein: MGDAPDRLDSVCVFCGSSDAADPALLASAAELGRGLAAEELTMIYGGGGVGLMGACAVAAHEAGGKVLGIIPAFLKERERRLDVVETVVVESMHERKMMMFERSDGFVVLPGGIGTLEEVVELLSWRRLDLHGKPVVFYNPDGFWEPLFHLFQHTVDQHLTPPSFMASWVAVDAIDEIIPALRRGVPTGPDAAPDVAQLT, from the coding sequence ATGGGCGACGCGCCCGACCGCCTCGACTCCGTCTGCGTCTTCTGCGGCTCGTCCGATGCGGCCGATCCGGCCCTGCTGGCCAGCGCCGCCGAACTGGGCCGCGGGCTGGCGGCGGAGGAGCTGACGATGATCTATGGCGGCGGCGGGGTCGGGCTGATGGGCGCCTGTGCGGTCGCCGCGCACGAGGCCGGCGGCAAGGTGCTGGGCATCATCCCGGCCTTCCTGAAGGAACGCGAACGCCGCCTGGACGTGGTCGAGACCGTCGTCGTGGAGTCCATGCACGAGCGCAAGATGATGATGTTCGAGCGCTCGGACGGCTTCGTCGTGCTGCCGGGCGGCATCGGCACGCTGGAGGAAGTGGTCGAGCTGCTGTCGTGGCGACGCCTGGACCTGCACGGAAAGCCGGTGGTGTTCTACAATCCGGACGGCTTCTGGGAACCGCTGTTCCACCTGTTCCAGCACACGGTCGACCAGCACCTGACCCCGCCCAGCTTCATGGCGAGCTGGGTCGCGGTCGACGCCATCGACGAGATCATCCCGGCCCTGCGCCGCGGCGTGCCGACCGGACCGGACGCCGCGCCGGACGTCGCCCAACTAACCTAG
- a CDS encoding efflux RND transporter periplasmic adaptor subunit, with product MRVKSQYLFVIAVVAVLVLAFAIGTIVSRANKSGKAEAKTAGADALPTVQAVLTPESTHEYAVAIRGRTEAARSVVVRSETAGVVAATPAVEGSFVRKGTVLCRLNVDARQATLDQARANLRSRQLQQKASAELAAKGYRSQTQVLQDQANLDSAAATVRQAELGVEQMSIRAPFDGVFDKRDAEVGAYLAPGQPCGTMIELNPLLIVGDLPETEASKVKVGSSASAQLTSGETLAGKVRYAAREADAQTRTYRIEITTANPQMTRSGLSAAVRINAGSGPAHLVPLSSLVLDAGGRQGVRYVLADDKVAFAPIKVLEETAQGIWVTGLKGPVRVITVGQSYVAEGQKVRVAAAR from the coding sequence ATGCGAGTCAAGTCACAGTACCTGTTTGTGATCGCCGTCGTGGCCGTGCTGGTCCTGGCTTTCGCCATCGGCACCATTGTCAGCCGGGCGAACAAGTCTGGAAAGGCCGAGGCCAAGACCGCCGGCGCGGACGCCTTGCCCACCGTGCAGGCGGTGCTGACCCCGGAATCCACTCATGAATACGCCGTGGCGATCCGCGGCCGCACCGAGGCGGCGCGCAGCGTCGTGGTGCGTTCGGAGACAGCCGGCGTCGTCGCCGCCACCCCGGCGGTCGAAGGCTCGTTCGTACGCAAGGGCACGGTGCTGTGCCGGCTGAACGTCGACGCTCGCCAGGCGACGCTGGACCAGGCCCGCGCCAACCTGCGCTCGCGCCAGTTGCAGCAGAAGGCGTCGGCCGAGCTGGCGGCCAAGGGCTATCGCTCGCAGACCCAGGTGCTGCAGGACCAGGCCAATCTCGACAGCGCCGCGGCCACGGTCCGCCAGGCCGAGCTGGGCGTCGAGCAGATGAGCATCCGCGCCCCGTTCGACGGCGTGTTCGACAAGCGCGACGCCGAGGTCGGCGCCTATCTGGCCCCCGGTCAGCCCTGCGGCACGATGATCGAGCTCAATCCGCTGCTGATCGTCGGCGACCTGCCTGAGACCGAGGCTTCGAAGGTCAAGGTCGGCTCGAGCGCCAGCGCCCAGCTGACCTCCGGCGAGACCCTGGCCGGCAAGGTCCGCTACGCCGCGCGCGAGGCCGACGCGCAGACCCGCACCTATCGCATCGAGATCACCACCGCGAACCCGCAGATGACCCGTTCGGGCCTGTCGGCGGCGGTGCGGATCAACGCCGGGTCGGGCCCCGCGCACCTGGTGCCGCTGTCCTCGCTGGTGCTGGATGCGGGCGGGCGCCAGGGCGTGCGCTACGTGCTGGCCGACGACAAGGTCGCCTTCGCGCCGATCAAGGTGCTGGAGGAGACGGCGCAGGGCATCTGGGTGACCGGCCTGAAGGGCCCGGTCCGGGTGATCACGGTCGGCCAGTCGTACGTGGCCGAAGGTCAGAAGGTTCGAGTGGCCGCGGCGCGCTAG
- a CDS encoding SDR family oxidoreductase yields the protein MGLDAEHGVVVSGRLSGRSALVTGAAGGIGLGCARAFAAEGCDLVLLDLDEARVVAAAQDLARDSGRQVHALACDLADAEAARMAVIRAAALLGKIDVLVNNAGMLVAGDILDAELEDFDRVMAVNLRAPFVVGQTVARHMVDAKIRGSIINMSSINAVLAIPNQIAYVTSKGGLAQLTKAMALGLAPHGVRVNAIGPGTIVTDILKGVMQDDEARRRVLQRTPLGRFGEADEIGRVAVFLASDDSSYITGQTIYPDGGRLALNYTVPVAD from the coding sequence GTGGGCCTCGATGCCGAACACGGGGTCGTGGTGAGCGGCCGCCTTTCCGGGCGCTCGGCGCTCGTCACCGGCGCGGCCGGGGGCATCGGCCTGGGCTGCGCCCGGGCCTTTGCCGCCGAGGGTTGCGACCTCGTGCTGCTCGACCTCGACGAGGCGCGGGTCGTGGCTGCGGCGCAGGACCTGGCCCGCGACAGCGGGCGGCAAGTTCACGCCCTGGCCTGCGACCTCGCCGACGCCGAGGCCGCGCGCATGGCGGTGATCCGGGCCGCGGCGCTGCTGGGCAAGATCGACGTGCTGGTCAACAACGCCGGCATGCTGGTCGCTGGCGACATCCTCGACGCCGAGCTGGAGGACTTCGACCGGGTTATGGCGGTGAACCTGCGCGCCCCGTTCGTGGTCGGCCAGACCGTGGCCCGCCACATGGTCGACGCCAAGATCAGGGGCTCGATCATCAACATGTCCTCGATCAACGCAGTGCTCGCTATCCCCAACCAGATCGCCTACGTCACCTCCAAGGGCGGCCTGGCGCAGCTGACCAAGGCCATGGCCCTGGGCCTGGCGCCGCATGGCGTGCGGGTGAACGCGATCGGGCCGGGCACCATCGTCACCGACATCCTGAAGGGGGTGATGCAGGACGATGAGGCTCGCCGCCGGGTGCTGCAGCGCACGCCGCTCGGCCGCTTCGGCGAGGCCGACGAGATCGGCCGCGTCGCCGTCTTCCTGGCCAGCGACGACAGCTCCTACATCACCGGTCAGACCATCTATCCCGACGGCGGCCGGCTGGCCCTGAACTACACGGTGCCGGTCGCGGACTAG
- a CDS encoding ABC transporter ATP-binding protein/permease, whose amino-acid sequence MTPAMAARRQAVPDAIAPASVKFDFWRSMRDLAALVMRSGAPGLRWRVAASLALVFAGKAAGVAAPVALGDAINRLAPGAGQAAQLGFDFLLLALAFAGLRLVAACAPNLRDMIFTVVAQSTMAKAATETFAHTLALGLDYHQGKQTGSLARVIDRGARSTDFLMRSVVFNLGPTAIELVLAMAVMAMRLDWRFAATAFVTIVLYAMLTFKITDWRLSHRRELNEADSRSAGLSVDALLNYETVKTFGSEDRTVDRYEAAMADYVRAGVRANASLAMLNAVQALVLNLGLALMTVMAGYEVMNGRMRIGDVTMAILLLIGIYGPLNMLGFNYREIRQAFIDMEQMVQLRAVKPDIVDAPDARPLPPASGRGAEIVFEDVEFRHDARSTGLIDVSFRAAPGATVALVGPSGAGKTTAIRLALRLIDPQSGKITLDGVDLRQVRQSSLRQAIALVPQDVALFNDTMAANIAFARPAASTAEIRAAAEAAELGGFIDSLPNGLATLVGERGLKLSGGERQRVGIARALLADPRLLILDEATSALDGPTEAAIQETLRKVRAGRTTLVIAHRLSTIVDADLILVLRRGRIVERGRHAELLEKGGEYAALWRRQTREA is encoded by the coding sequence ATGACCCCTGCCATGGCCGCCCGCCGTCAGGCGGTTCCCGACGCCATCGCCCCGGCGTCGGTGAAATTCGACTTCTGGCGCTCGATGCGCGACCTGGCCGCCCTGGTCATGCGCTCGGGCGCGCCCGGCCTGCGCTGGCGCGTGGCCGCATCCCTGGCCCTGGTGTTCGCCGGCAAGGCGGCTGGGGTGGCCGCGCCGGTGGCTCTGGGCGATGCGATCAACCGCCTGGCGCCGGGCGCCGGCCAGGCCGCCCAGCTCGGTTTCGACTTCCTGCTGCTGGCCCTGGCGTTTGCGGGCCTGCGGTTGGTCGCGGCCTGCGCGCCCAACCTGCGCGACATGATCTTCACCGTGGTCGCCCAGTCGACCATGGCCAAGGCCGCCACTGAGACCTTCGCCCACACCCTGGCGCTCGGGCTCGACTATCACCAGGGCAAGCAGACCGGCAGCTTGGCGCGGGTTATCGACCGCGGCGCGCGCTCCACCGACTTCCTGATGCGCAGCGTGGTGTTCAACCTCGGCCCGACGGCGATCGAGCTGGTGCTGGCCATGGCGGTGATGGCCATGCGGCTGGACTGGCGTTTCGCCGCGACCGCCTTCGTCACCATCGTCCTCTACGCGATGCTGACCTTCAAGATCACCGACTGGCGGCTGAGCCACCGGCGCGAGTTGAACGAGGCCGACAGCCGCAGCGCCGGCCTCTCGGTCGACGCCCTGCTGAACTACGAGACGGTCAAGACCTTCGGCTCTGAGGATCGCACCGTCGACCGTTACGAAGCGGCGATGGCCGACTATGTCCGCGCCGGGGTGCGGGCCAACGCCTCGCTGGCCATGCTCAATGCGGTGCAGGCCCTGGTCCTCAATCTCGGCCTGGCGCTGATGACGGTGATGGCCGGCTACGAGGTCATGAACGGCCGCATGCGGATCGGCGACGTGACCATGGCTATCCTGTTGCTGATCGGCATCTACGGCCCGCTCAACATGCTGGGCTTCAACTACCGCGAGATCCGTCAGGCCTTCATCGACATGGAGCAGATGGTCCAACTGCGGGCGGTGAAGCCCGACATCGTCGACGCCCCTGACGCCCGGCCTCTGCCGCCGGCCAGCGGCCGCGGGGCCGAGATCGTGTTCGAGGACGTCGAGTTCCGCCATGACGCCCGCTCGACCGGCCTGATCGACGTCAGCTTCCGCGCGGCGCCCGGCGCGACGGTGGCCCTGGTCGGGCCGTCCGGGGCGGGCAAGACCACCGCCATCCGCCTGGCCCTGCGGCTGATCGATCCGCAGAGCGGCAAGATCACCCTCGACGGCGTCGACCTGCGCCAGGTTCGGCAGAGCTCGCTGCGTCAGGCGATCGCCCTGGTGCCGCAGGACGTGGCGCTGTTCAACGACACCATGGCCGCCAACATCGCCTTTGCGCGGCCCGCCGCCAGCACGGCCGAGATCCGCGCCGCGGCCGAGGCGGCCGAACTGGGCGGCTTCATCGACAGCCTGCCGAACGGTCTGGCCACCCTGGTGGGCGAGCGCGGCCTGAAGCTGTCCGGCGGCGAGCGCCAGCGCGTCGGCATCGCCCGCGCCCTGCTGGCAGATCCACGCCTGCTGATCCTCGACGAGGCCACCAGCGCGTTGGACGGCCCGACCGAGGCGGCCATCCAGGAGACCCTGCGCAAGGTCCGCGCCGGCCGCACCACCCTGGTCATCGCCCACCGCCTGTCCACCATCGTCGACGCCGACCTGATCCTGGTGCTGCGCCGCGGCCGCATCGTCGAGCGCGGCCGCCATGCCGAACTGCTCGAAAAGGGCGGCGAGTATGCGGCTCTTTGGCGTCGCCAGACCCGCGAGGCGTGA